One genomic window of Arthrobacter caoxuetaonis includes the following:
- a CDS encoding GH1 family beta-glucosidase: MTNTTAMRNQSNFPPGFIWGSATAAAQIEGGAREDGKEDSVWDAFAAKPGNVRNGDTPAVAVDHYHRMPQDVALMKELGLDSYRFSTSWARVRPGGRELNPKGLDFYSRLVDELLEAGILPWLTLYHWDLPQALEEQGGWTNRDTACRFVEYAQDVYAALGDRVRHWTTFNEPFCSSLLGYGSGVHAPGRQDPRAAIAAVHHQHLAHGMATAELRGLGAENIGITLNLSNSIPKDPADPVDLEAARLFDSLQNRIYLDPILRGAYPEDSLRDLEPYGLHEVILPGDMEIIGAPIDFLGVNHYHDDQISGHPDTSGEDGHGGGGVLPKASPWIGAEHITFPSRGLPRTGMNWEVNPDGLRKLLVRLGKEYPQLPPLYITENGAAYDDEVTEDGAVHDTERTSFILEHIQAVGEAIVEGADVRGYFVWSLLDNFEWSWGYDKRFGIIHVDYETQERIIKDSGLAYARYAAEARRQSGTPAGRPAAAAPVG, translated from the coding sequence ATGACGAATACCACCGCTATGCGGAACCAGAGCAACTTCCCCCCGGGCTTCATCTGGGGATCGGCAACCGCGGCAGCGCAGATTGAGGGAGGCGCACGGGAGGACGGGAAAGAAGACTCTGTCTGGGATGCCTTCGCCGCCAAACCGGGGAACGTGCGCAACGGTGACACTCCGGCCGTGGCGGTTGACCACTACCACCGCATGCCGCAGGATGTTGCGCTGATGAAGGAACTCGGCCTGGACTCCTACCGCTTTTCCACCAGCTGGGCGCGGGTCCGGCCGGGCGGACGGGAGCTCAATCCCAAGGGACTGGATTTCTACTCCCGGCTCGTGGACGAACTGCTCGAGGCCGGAATCCTCCCCTGGCTGACGCTGTACCACTGGGACCTCCCCCAGGCACTGGAGGAACAGGGCGGCTGGACCAACCGTGATACCGCCTGCCGGTTCGTGGAGTACGCGCAGGATGTGTACGCCGCACTCGGCGACCGGGTACGCCATTGGACCACCTTCAACGAGCCCTTCTGCTCGTCACTGCTCGGCTACGGATCAGGGGTCCATGCCCCGGGACGCCAGGATCCGCGTGCCGCCATCGCCGCCGTGCATCACCAGCACCTGGCCCACGGCATGGCAACGGCGGAACTGCGCGGCCTTGGTGCCGAGAACATCGGGATCACACTGAATCTCAGCAACTCGATCCCGAAGGATCCAGCTGATCCGGTGGACCTCGAAGCCGCTCGGCTCTTCGATTCGCTGCAGAACCGGATCTACCTGGATCCGATCCTCCGCGGAGCTTACCCGGAGGACTCTCTCCGGGACCTAGAGCCGTACGGACTGCACGAGGTGATCCTGCCCGGAGACATGGAGATCATCGGAGCACCGATCGACTTCCTGGGTGTCAATCACTACCACGATGACCAAATCAGCGGGCACCCGGATACCTCGGGCGAGGACGGCCACGGCGGCGGCGGTGTGCTGCCCAAGGCCTCGCCCTGGATTGGCGCCGAACACATCACGTTCCCCAGCCGCGGACTGCCGCGGACAGGGATGAACTGGGAAGTTAATCCTGATGGCCTCCGGAAGCTCCTGGTCCGCCTGGGCAAGGAATACCCGCAGCTGCCGCCGCTGTACATCACGGAGAATGGTGCAGCCTACGACGACGAAGTGACGGAAGACGGGGCGGTCCATGACACGGAACGCACCAGTTTCATCCTGGAACACATCCAGGCGGTCGGTGAGGCCATTGTCGAAGGGGCCGACGTCCGTGGCTACTTCGTCTGGTCCCTTCTGGACAACTTCGAATGGTCCTGGGGTTACGACAAGCGATTTGGGATCATCCACGTGGACTATGAAACGCAGGAACGCATCATCAAGGACAGCGGGCTGGCCTACGCCCGGTACGCCGCAGAGGCACGCCGGCAGAGCGGAACCCCTGCCGGAAGGCCGGCCGCGGCAGCGCCGGTCGGCTAG
- a CDS encoding carbohydrate ABC transporter permease, whose amino-acid sequence MSIIERRTARPAPAPRPRTKAPLKQRVFGNGLRPGYLTYGLLLAFFIGSAYPLWWSAIVGSRSNEALGLSYPPLLPGGNFWNNVAEVFDTVPFWLALWNSVVISTVITVSVVTFSTLAGYAFAKLRFRGNTGLMIAVVATMAIPTQLGIIPLFMVMRTFGWTGEIGAVIIPTLVTAFGVFFMRQYLVDVIPDELIESARMDGANMIRTFWHVALPAARPAMAILGLFTFMSAWTDFLWPLLVLGPGNPTLQTALSQLQSNRYTDYAVVLTGAVMATIPLLLLFIAAGKQLISGIMQGAVKG is encoded by the coding sequence CCTGCGCCCCGGATACCTGACGTATGGTCTTCTGCTGGCCTTCTTCATCGGTTCCGCATATCCGCTCTGGTGGTCTGCGATCGTCGGCAGCCGTTCAAACGAGGCGCTGGGCCTGTCCTATCCTCCCCTGTTGCCAGGGGGCAATTTCTGGAACAACGTCGCCGAGGTCTTCGACACTGTTCCGTTCTGGCTTGCGCTGTGGAACAGCGTAGTCATTTCCACGGTCATCACGGTTTCGGTCGTTACGTTCTCCACTTTGGCTGGCTACGCCTTTGCGAAGCTCCGGTTCCGCGGCAATACCGGCCTGATGATTGCCGTCGTCGCCACCATGGCGATTCCGACGCAGCTGGGGATTATTCCGCTGTTTATGGTGATGAGGACTTTCGGCTGGACCGGGGAGATCGGTGCGGTCATCATCCCCACGCTGGTGACAGCCTTCGGGGTCTTCTTCATGCGCCAGTACCTCGTGGACGTCATTCCCGACGAACTCATAGAGTCTGCCCGCATGGACGGCGCGAACATGATCCGGACGTTCTGGCATGTAGCGCTTCCGGCCGCCAGGCCGGCCATGGCGATCCTGGGGCTTTTCACCTTCATGAGCGCCTGGACCGACTTTTTGTGGCCGTTGCTGGTCCTTGGTCCCGGCAACCCCACCCTGCAGACGGCGCTGAGCCAGTTGCAGTCGAACCGGTACACCGACTACGCGGTGGTCCTGACCGGGGCCGTGATGGCAACCATCCCCCTGCTTCTTCTCTTCATAGCGGCAGGCAAACAACTTATTTCCGGAATCATGCAGGGAGCAGTGAAGGGCTAA